A single Methanolobus sp. ZRKC5 DNA region contains:
- a CDS encoding B12-binding domain-containing protein, with protein MSQEKTIKQLIEKARNSVLDFDEKGAEDVSRDALEMGVDINEFIEKGFIEGMKAIGDMVEEGNACLLHIFAASSAMKAGLSVLEDCEHCKKANDSTVIELINEGHRDEKIDVLETMFRINGYDVVEIPDNVPIVDFIEQDRGFVDIPSSCKEELMATLAANPKVTTFQLCDMRNNTIC; from the coding sequence GTGTCTCAGGAAAAAACTATAAAGCAACTCATAGAGAAAGCAAGGAATTCGGTTCTGGATTTTGATGAGAAGGGCGCAGAGGATGTCTCCAGGGATGCTCTGGAAATGGGTGTGGATATCAATGAGTTTATTGAGAAGGGATTTATAGAAGGCATGAAAGCGATCGGGGACATGGTTGAAGAGGGAAATGCATGTCTCCTTCATATTTTTGCAGCATCCAGTGCTATGAAAGCAGGTCTGTCCGTTCTTGAGGACTGTGAGCACTGCAAAAAAGCAAATGATAGTACGGTAATAGAACTTATCAATGAAGGCCACAGGGATGAAAAGATAGATGTTCTCGAAACAATGTTCAGGATAAACGGCTATGATGTCGTAGAGATTCCGGATAATGTTCCAATAGTCGATTTTATTGAACAGGACAGGGGATTTGTTGACATTCCCAGTTCATGCAAAGAAGAACTCATGGCAACACTTGCAGCCAATCCTAAAGTAACGACTTTTCAGCTGTGTGATATGAGAAACAATACTATTTGTTAA
- a CDS encoding isocitrate/isopropylmalate dehydrogenase family protein: protein MTQYKVPVIPGDGIGPEIIAEGRKVIDAAGEKFGFDVEWTEFPHGADHYLETGELISEDSLKELSNYSAIYLGSIGDPRVAPGILEKGVLLAARFYFDQYVNLRPIKLLEGVWTPIKDKTPADIDFTVVRENTEDFYIGIGGRVKKGESKDLLEVSRSLYSAKFGLDIETDSEEIGYQIGMISKEGTQRVIRYAFDLAEKSKKHVSSVDKANVLSDIYGFWREEFTNVASEHPDVTTDFNYVDAMTMWFVKNPEWFDVVVTPNMFGDIITDLGAMVQGGLGLAPGGNINPEGTSMFEPIHGSAPKYKGMNKVNPIATIWAGAMMIEQLGEKEAADSIVSAIETNILEAKVRTYDMGGSAGTSDVGDDIARIVLGK, encoded by the coding sequence ATGACACAGTATAAAGTACCTGTAATTCCAGGAGACGGTATAGGACCTGAGATCATTGCCGAGGGCCGTAAGGTAATCGATGCTGCAGGTGAAAAATTTGGATTTGATGTTGAATGGACAGAGTTCCCACACGGTGCTGACCACTATCTTGAAACCGGGGAACTTATTTCAGAAGACTCCCTCAAAGAGCTTTCTAACTATTCTGCTATTTACCTTGGTTCAATAGGTGACCCAAGGGTGGCACCAGGTATCCTTGAGAAAGGTGTATTGCTTGCTGCCAGGTTCTACTTTGACCAGTATGTGAACCTTCGTCCTATCAAGTTGCTTGAAGGTGTATGGACACCTATAAAGGACAAGACTCCTGCTGATATTGACTTTACAGTTGTCAGGGAGAACACCGAGGACTTCTACATCGGTATTGGCGGACGCGTAAAGAAGGGCGAAAGCAAGGACCTTCTTGAAGTCTCAAGATCTCTTTATTCTGCAAAGTTCGGTCTTGACATCGAGACTGACAGTGAGGAGATTGGCTATCAGATCGGTATGATTTCAAAGGAAGGTACACAGAGGGTCATCAGATATGCATTCGATCTTGCTGAGAAGAGCAAGAAGCACGTATCATCCGTTGACAAAGCAAATGTGCTTTCCGATATCTACGGTTTCTGGAGAGAGGAATTTACGAATGTTGCATCCGAGCACCCGGACGTTACCACAGACTTCAACTATGTTGATGCAATGACCATGTGGTTCGTGAAGAATCCTGAGTGGTTCGATGTTGTTGTAACACCAAACATGTTCGGTGATATCATCACTGATCTTGGAGCAATGGTTCAGGGAGGGCTTGGACTTGCACCTGGTGGAAACATCAATCCAGAAGGTACCAGTATGTTCGAGCCAATCCATGGGTCTGCACCAAAGTACAAGGGAATGAACAAGGTCAATCCTATCGCTACTATCTGGGCAGGCGCTATGATGATTGAGCAGCTCGGTGAGAAGGAAGCTGCTGATTCTATCGTTTCAGCCATCGAGACAAACATACTCGAAGCAAAGGTCCGCACTTATGATATGGGCGGTTCTGCAGGTACTTCAGATGTTGGTGACGACATCGCAAGAATAGTTCTTGGAAAGTAA
- a CDS encoding 3-isopropylmalate dehydratase small subunit, translated as MNGKVWKFGDDVDTDAVIPGRYLIMNTPEELAAHAFEGVRPEFPKEVKEGDIIVAGNNFGCGSSREHAPIALKGTKISCVIAKSFARIFFRNSINIGVALLECPDTDKIDDGDELDVDFASGTIKNVTKNEQYNATPLPEFVRGIMDAGGLIEYTRQII; from the coding sequence ATGAACGGAAAAGTCTGGAAATTTGGAGACGACGTTGATACGGATGCTGTAATCCCGGGAAGATATCTTATCATGAATACCCCTGAGGAGCTTGCAGCACATGCTTTTGAAGGCGTAAGACCTGAATTCCCAAAAGAGGTCAAAGAAGGTGACATCATTGTTGCCGGTAACAATTTTGGATGCGGTTCTTCAAGAGAACACGCTCCAATTGCACTGAAGGGAACAAAGATCAGCTGTGTGATCGCTAAATCATTCGCACGTATCTTTTTCAGGAACTCAATTAATATCGGCGTGGCACTTCTTGAGTGCCCTGACACTGACAAAATAGACGATGGCGATGAACTGGATGTTGATTTTGCTTCCGGTACAATCAAAAACGTCACAAAGAACGAGCAGTATAATGCAACACCTCTGCCAGAATTCGTAAGGGGCATTATGGATGCCGGCGGTCTGATCGAATACACAAGACAAATAATTTGA
- a CDS encoding Lrp/AsnC family transcriptional regulator → MVSKKDQVILSMLQNGARTPISEIAKEVDLSENGVRYRLEKLEDEGYIKNYTVLLNPKKFGKHTFVIFNLEMEPKKTKESIKKLMQIDEFIKIYQTTGQYSIKAFGLFNNEEELTNFINNHLLYEIPVQNYSVEIITKSIKDSIYYV, encoded by the coding sequence ATGGTCAGCAAAAAGGATCAAGTCATACTTTCCATGCTGCAAAATGGAGCCAGGACGCCAATATCAGAGATAGCTAAAGAAGTTGATCTCAGCGAGAACGGAGTAAGATACAGACTTGAGAAGCTGGAAGATGAAGGATACATCAAAAATTATACAGTATTATTGAATCCTAAAAAGTTTGGAAAACACACTTTTGTAATATTCAATCTGGAAATGGAGCCTAAAAAAACAAAGGAAAGCATAAAGAAACTTATGCAAATTGATGAATTCATCAAAATATACCAGACAACCGGCCAATACTCCATCAAAGCATTCGGTCTTTTCAATAATGAAGAAGAATTAACCAACTTCATAAACAATCATCTTCTCTACGAGATACCAGTACAGAATTACAGTGTAGAGATTATAACCAAAAGTATCAAAGACAGTATCTATTACGTCTGA
- the ablB gene encoding putative beta-lysine N-acetyltransferase: MSDQVVKLAGSLIQHGSFNDRVYLMKLVTDDFEHLPSVIEEIAQENNYSKIFSKIPVSAKEYFLSRGHVEEAHIPGFFNGDEDASFMAKYLSQARMEELNTQENTSVLKAAISKFNVSKDVKLSDDEQFIVCSETDTTEMADLYRQVFPSYPFPISDATYLLKTMSEDFVYFGIRKHGKLVAVSSCEMDIANSNVEMTDFATVPESRGKGYSYYLLAEMETNMRDTGIKTAYTIARARSYGMNAVFSRHSYIYAGTLVNNTNISGGIESMNIWYKKL, from the coding sequence TTGAGTGATCAGGTCGTAAAGCTCGCAGGTTCCCTGATACAACATGGTTCATTCAATGACCGTGTGTATCTAATGAAGCTTGTGACAGATGACTTTGAGCATTTGCCATCCGTCATTGAAGAAATTGCGCAGGAAAATAATTATTCTAAGATATTTTCAAAGATACCTGTATCTGCAAAGGAATACTTCCTGAGCAGAGGTCACGTCGAAGAAGCCCATATACCTGGTTTCTTCAATGGAGATGAAGATGCAAGTTTTATGGCAAAGTATCTTTCTCAGGCGCGTATGGAGGAACTGAATACTCAGGAGAATACTTCCGTTCTGAAGGCTGCTATCTCAAAGTTCAATGTTTCCAAAGATGTGAAACTTTCAGATGATGAACAATTCATTGTTTGCAGTGAAACGGACACGACGGAGATGGCCGATTTGTACAGACAGGTCTTCCCAAGTTATCCTTTTCCCATAAGTGATGCCACTTATTTGCTTAAGACAATGTCTGAAGATTTTGTTTATTTCGGAATAAGGAAACACGGCAAACTTGTTGCGGTGTCGTCATGTGAGATGGATATTGCCAACAGCAATGTTGAGATGACCGATTTTGCCACAGTTCCTGAATCACGGGGAAAAGGCTATTCCTATTATCTGTTGGCTGAAATGGAAACGAATATGCGTGATACCGGAATCAAAACTGCATATACCATTGCAAGGGCCAGGTCATATGGTATGAATGCGGTTTTTTCACGTCATTCCTATATCTATGCCGGAACTCTTGTAAACAACACCAATATTTCCGGGGGTATAGAAAGTATGAATATATGGTACAAAAAGCTTTGA